A single genomic interval of Blattabacterium sp. (Nauphoeta cinerea) harbors:
- a CDS encoding succinate dehydrogenase/fumarate reductase iron-sulfur subunit, with product MKFKLKIWRQKNCKEKGYFKTYKIDNISPNSSFLEMLDLLNNQILLCNNKDTDPISFDHDCREGICGMCSLYINGRAHGPDNLITTCQLHMRHFHDGETIYVEPWRAKPFPIIKDLIVDRSSFDRIIISGGYISVNTFGKTIDGNMIPIPKDQADKSFDAATCIGCGACVAACKNRSAMLFVSAKVSQFALLPQGKIERKKRVMNMINKMDEEGFGSCTNTKACEVECPKGISTEYISLTNHEYIRSFIT from the coding sequence ATGAAGTTTAAGTTAAAAATATGGAGACAAAAAAATTGTAAAGAAAAGGGATATTTTAAAACTTATAAAATAGATAATATATCTCCTAATAGTTCATTTTTAGAAATGTTAGATCTTTTGAATAATCAGATATTATTATGCAATAATAAAGACACTGATCCTATATCTTTTGATCACGATTGTCGTGAAGGAATTTGTGGAATGTGTTCTTTATATATTAATGGTAGAGCTCATGGTCCCGACAATTTAATTACCACTTGTCAACTTCACATGCGTCATTTTCATGATGGAGAAACTATATATGTAGAACCTTGGAGAGCGAAACCATTTCCTATAATTAAAGATCTTATTGTAGATAGATCTTCTTTTGATAGAATTATTATATCAGGTGGATATATATCTGTAAATACATTTGGAAAAACAATAGATGGGAATATGATTCCAATTCCAAAAGATCAAGCTGATAAATCTTTTGATGCTGCTACATGTATTGGTTGCGGGGCATGCGTAGCTGCATGCAAAAATAGATCGGCAATGCTGTTTGTTTCAGCAAAAGTTTCACAATTTGCTTTATTGCCTCAAGGAAAAATAGAAAGAAAAAAAAGAGTTATGAATATGATAAATAAAATGGATGAAGAAGGATTTGGAAGTTGTACTAATACTAAAGCATGTGAAGTGGAATGTCCAAAAGGAATATCCACAGAATATATTTCCTTAACAAATCATGAATATATTCGATCATTTATTACTTAA
- a CDS encoding acetyl-CoA carboxylase carboxyltransferase subunit alpha, with product MEYLDFEKPIQDIQDQYMNCVLIEKKSGINMKEVCSQLQLKLEKTIKKLHSNLTPWQRVQLSRHPNRPYTLDYIYSITKKDSFIELHGDRNFGDDKAMVGGFGKIEDHVFMLIGTQKGKNTKERQYRRFGMPNPEGYRKALRLMKLAEKFEKPIVTFIDTPGAFPGIEAETRGQGEAIGKNIYEMMCLKVPIIVLIIGEGASGGALGIGIGDKVSMMENSWFSVISPESCSTILWGNRDNKEKSAEALKLTAENMYKLNLIDDVIKEPLGGAHFFPEKAFKFVKKQIVKYYKQLSEINIESLIEKRKNKYISIGFFDE from the coding sequence ATGGAATATCTAGATTTTGAAAAACCGATACAAGATATTCAGGATCAATATATGAATTGTGTATTAATAGAGAAAAAGAGTGGAATAAATATGAAAGAAGTTTGCAGTCAATTGCAATTGAAATTGGAAAAAACCATTAAAAAACTACACAGTAATCTAACTCCTTGGCAAAGAGTACAATTATCAAGACATCCAAACAGACCTTATACTTTAGATTATATTTATTCTATAACGAAGAAAGACTCTTTTATAGAATTACATGGAGATCGTAATTTTGGAGATGATAAAGCTATGGTAGGAGGTTTTGGAAAAATAGAGGATCATGTTTTTATGCTAATTGGGACTCAAAAAGGAAAAAATACTAAGGAAAGACAGTATAGAAGATTTGGTATGCCTAATCCGGAAGGATATAGAAAAGCTTTACGTCTTATGAAATTAGCAGAAAAATTTGAAAAACCTATAGTGACTTTTATTGATACACCAGGAGCTTTTCCAGGAATTGAAGCGGAAACAAGAGGTCAAGGAGAAGCCATAGGTAAAAATATTTATGAAATGATGTGTTTAAAAGTTCCTATCATTGTATTGATTATAGGAGAGGGAGCTAGTGGAGGAGCTTTGGGTATAGGAATAGGGGATAAAGTATCTATGATGGAAAATTCTTGGTTTTCTGTTATTTCCCCTGAAAGTTGTTCTACAATCCTTTGGGGAAATCGTGATAATAAAGAAAAATCAGCAGAAGCATTGAAATTGACAGCAGAAAATATGTATAAATTAAATCTTATAGATGACGTTATTAAAGAACCTTTAGGAGGTGCTCATTTTTTCCCAGAAAAAGCTTTTAAATTTGTTAAAAAACAAATTGTTAAATATTATAAGCAATTATCTGAAATTAATATAGAATCCCTTATCGAAAAAAGGAAAAATAAGTATATTTCTATTGGTTTTTTTGATGAATAA
- the dnaB gene encoding replicative DNA helicase: MNNIRQEKTNQFCLDSIMKKGKIPPQALDLEEAIIGAIMIDKKGLDEVIDILFPEIFYKKEHQEIFLAIQKLYHNSKPIDLYTVLNELRKIEKLESIGGELYLIGLTQKVISSAHIEYHSRIVVQKFILRKLISISSNIIKKCYEDSTDVFDLLDYAESKLFEINQKYLITKKYETTQCLIQKAIEKIKKRKKKDLSGISSGFHKLDDITSGWQNSDLIILASRPGMGKTTFMLSMVKNIVVDQKIPIIIFSLEMSSIQLITKLISSKTGISSEKIKKANLSQLDWEHLLNKTKDLKNVPLFIDDTPSLSIFSLRAKCRRLISQHGIKLVFIDYMQLMGIHDYGSRIQNREQEISVISRSLKSIAKELDIPIIALSQLSRAVETRGGSKRPVLSDLRESGAIEQDADIVLFLYRPEYYGFKIWDSDEDNDSCIGQAEIIIAKHRNGGLDKFRLKFISDQAKFINLEEKEYTSLAWEEDYKKNVLDKENFIMSPPYNINFNNEDI, encoded by the coding sequence ATGAATAATATTAGACAGGAAAAAACGAATCAATTTTGTTTAGATTCAATAATGAAAAAAGGAAAAATCCCTCCTCAAGCATTAGATTTAGAAGAGGCTATAATAGGGGCTATTATGATTGATAAAAAAGGTTTAGATGAAGTTATTGATATACTTTTTCCAGAAATTTTTTACAAAAAAGAACATCAAGAAATATTTCTTGCAATACAAAAATTGTATCATAATTCTAAACCTATAGATTTGTATACTGTTTTAAATGAACTTAGAAAAATAGAAAAATTGGAATCAATAGGAGGAGAATTATATTTAATTGGATTAACACAAAAAGTTATTTCTTCTGCGCATATAGAATATCACAGTCGTATAGTTGTTCAAAAATTTATTTTAAGAAAATTAATTAGTATATCCTCTAATATTATTAAAAAATGTTATGAGGATAGCACAGATGTTTTCGATCTTTTAGATTATGCTGAATCAAAATTATTTGAGATCAATCAAAAATACTTAATCACAAAGAAATATGAAACGACCCAATGTCTTATACAAAAAGCTATTGAAAAAATTAAAAAACGGAAAAAGAAGGATTTAAGTGGAATTTCTTCTGGATTCCATAAACTGGATGATATTACTTCTGGATGGCAGAATTCTGATTTAATTATATTAGCTTCCAGACCAGGAATGGGAAAAACTACTTTTATGTTATCTATGGTAAAAAATATAGTAGTAGATCAAAAGATTCCAATTATAATTTTTTCATTAGAAATGTCTTCTATTCAATTGATTACAAAGTTAATTTCGTCAAAAACCGGCATTTCTTCAGAAAAAATTAAAAAAGCAAATTTATCTCAATTAGATTGGGAACATTTGTTAAATAAAACAAAAGATTTGAAAAATGTTCCTTTATTCATAGATGATACTCCTTCTTTATCTATATTTAGTTTACGTGCAAAATGTCGTCGTTTAATATCCCAACATGGAATTAAATTGGTGTTTATAGATTATATGCAATTAATGGGAATTCATGATTATGGTTCTAGAATACAAAATAGAGAACAAGAAATATCAGTTATTTCTAGAAGTCTAAAATCTATAGCTAAAGAACTTGATATTCCAATAATAGCTTTATCTCAATTATCTAGAGCAGTAGAAACTAGAGGAGGAAGTAAACGACCTGTATTATCTGATTTACGAGAATCAGGGGCTATTGAACAAGATGCAGATATAGTTTTATTTCTTTATAGACCTGAATACTATGGATTTAAAATTTGGGATTCAGATGAAGATAATGACTCTTGCATAGGTCAAGCAGAAATTATAATTGCAAAACATAGAAATGGGGGGTTAGATAAATTTCGTTTAAAATTTATAAGTGATCAAGCTAAATTTATAAATTTAGAAGAAAAAGAATATACTTCATTAGCTTGGGAAGAAGATTATAAAAAAAATGTTCTTGATAAAGAAAATTTTATTATGTCTCCTCCTTATAATATAAATTTTAATAATGAAGACATTTAG
- a CDS encoding ABC transporter permease, translating to MNFEWFFSQKTIWEDCRKNKTLRTIVIITQTTIIFSLIIAILTFSIGFGFKEIIKDKLLNVRGQIFFAEREFKKKGFLLFYKKKKFFQSNLVKQIHGIAENDVIISTNKKTDRYIFKGLYEDYNPVFFQYFFFRKNFFKKNFLYNHNIFLSKKISLSLGLNIGSNVKIGFLSFDKKGNPVIISKKFKIYGLYETGIPEFDDVYIIGNIESIQKIYGWKKDLVEKFEIFVSYENVKKKIFNKIPKEFSIKTIQNSRDIIKWINIFDVNIIIIILIIFTSVTINTVVFILMLLLERIRTIGILKTLGAKNKVIHKIFLYYIIQVLTPSLIIGNSIGIILSTIQKKFHLISLNKMQYFIDFVPISINISHIIIINLSIIFICFITVFFPSLFFINKIYPIKVIEFE from the coding sequence TTGAATTTTGAATGGTTTTTTTCCCAAAAAACAATTTGGGAAGATTGTAGAAAAAATAAAACTCTCCGTACAATAGTAATCATAACGCAAACAACAATAATTTTTAGCTTAATTATAGCTATTTTGACTTTTTCTATTGGGTTTGGATTTAAGGAAATTATAAAAGATAAACTATTAAATGTTAGAGGACAAATTTTTTTTGCAGAAAGAGAATTTAAAAAAAAAGGATTCTTACTTTTCTATAAGAAAAAAAAATTTTTTCAATCTAATTTAGTTAAACAAATTCATGGAATTGCCGAAAATGATGTGATTATTTCTACAAATAAAAAAACAGATAGGTACATATTTAAAGGATTATATGAAGATTATAATCCTGTTTTTTTTCAATATTTCTTTTTTAGAAAAAATTTTTTTAAAAAAAATTTTTTGTATAATCATAATATTTTTTTATCTAAAAAAATATCCTTATCATTAGGATTAAATATTGGATCCAATGTGAAAATTGGTTTTTTATCTTTTGATAAAAAAGGAAATCCTGTTATTATTTCTAAAAAATTTAAAATTTATGGTTTATATGAAACAGGAATTCCAGAATTTGACGATGTATATATTATTGGAAATATAGAATCTATTCAAAAAATTTACGGATGGAAAAAAGATTTAGTAGAAAAATTTGAAATTTTTGTATCCTATGAAAATGTAAAGAAAAAAATTTTTAATAAAATACCTAAAGAATTTTCAATAAAAACTATTCAAAATAGTCGTGATATTATAAAATGGATAAATATATTTGACGTAAATATTATTATTATTATTCTTATTATTTTTACTTCCGTGACTATTAATACAGTTGTATTTATTTTAATGCTTCTTTTAGAAAGAATCAGAACCATAGGAATTTTGAAAACTTTAGGAGCTAAAAATAAAGTTATACATAAAATATTTTTATATTATATTATACAAGTGTTAACGCCTTCGTTAATAATAGGAAACAGCATAGGAATTATTTTATCAACAATACAAAAAAAATTTCATTTAATATCATTAAATAAAATGCAATATTTCATTGATTTTGTCCCCATTTCTATCAATATATCCCATATTATCATTATCAATTTATCTATTATTTTTATTTGTTTTATAACGGTATTTTTCCCTTCTTTATTTTTTATTAATAAAATATATCCCATAAAAGTTATAGAATTTGAATAA
- the glmM gene encoding phosphoglucosamine mutase: MTLVKSSSGIRGTLGGQVGNSLTPIDIIQFSAGYVSWMKKKYKNKKKFIIILGRDGRISSVLFQRFLIITFQSLGVDVINIGLSTTPTIGIAVMNEKADGGVMLTASHNPKNWNGLKIFNSYGEFLSEKDFEKLFSLSERKCFSFSSYKKLGNLFYKENYIQKHIEKILSLPIIDKNIIQKAKLKIVVDGINSTGGIAVPILLKHLGVHVIKMYCEPHGDFVHNPEPIEKNLKEICKKVPDIKANLGISVDPDVDRVVFICENGDFFGEEYTLVSIADYVLENQLGPVVSTLSSSHALKDLSIKKGVPHYFSPVGETHVVKKMKKIHAVIGGEGNGGIIYPDFRYGRDALIGIALFLTQIAKLDNISLSKLKKRYSNYFMSKKKIRFSSHEKVKMLLKTITKKYKKKEIDFNDGIKIYLKHNEWIHIRKSNTENIIRIHTESVSRKRADFLSKNIIYEIKKL; the protein is encoded by the coding sequence TTGACACTTGTAAAATCTTCATCTGGAATAAGGGGGACATTAGGAGGACAAGTTGGAAATAGTCTTACTCCCATAGATATAATTCAATTTTCAGCAGGATATGTTTCCTGGATGAAAAAAAAATATAAGAATAAGAAAAAATTTATTATAATATTAGGCAGAGATGGTAGAATTTCTTCTGTTTTATTTCAACGATTTTTAATAATTACTTTTCAAAGTCTTGGAGTAGATGTAATCAACATCGGTTTATCTACAACTCCTACTATTGGAATAGCCGTTATGAATGAAAAAGCTGATGGAGGTGTAATGTTAACGGCAAGTCATAATCCTAAAAATTGGAATGGATTAAAAATATTTAATTCTTATGGAGAATTTTTATCTGAAAAAGATTTTGAAAAACTGTTTTCTTTATCAGAAAGAAAATGTTTTAGTTTTTCTTCCTATAAAAAATTAGGAAATCTTTTTTATAAGGAAAATTATATTCAAAAACATATAGAAAAGATTCTTTCATTACCTATTATAGATAAAAACATTATTCAAAAAGCTAAACTAAAAATTGTAGTAGATGGAATCAATTCTACAGGAGGAATAGCAGTTCCTATTTTATTAAAACATTTAGGAGTTCATGTTATTAAAATGTATTGTGAGCCTCATGGTGATTTTGTTCATAATCCAGAACCCATCGAAAAAAACTTAAAAGAAATCTGTAAAAAAGTACCGGACATAAAAGCAAATTTAGGAATTTCTGTAGATCCTGATGTAGATCGTGTAGTATTTATATGTGAAAACGGAGATTTTTTTGGAGAAGAATATACTTTAGTATCAATAGCAGATTATGTTTTGGAAAATCAATTGGGTCCTGTTGTTTCCACTCTATCATCTTCTCATGCATTAAAAGATCTTTCCATTAAAAAAGGAGTCCCTCATTATTTTTCTCCTGTTGGAGAAACACATGTTGTAAAAAAAATGAAAAAAATTCATGCTGTTATTGGAGGGGAAGGAAATGGAGGAATTATTTATCCTGATTTCCGTTATGGAAGAGATGCGTTAATTGGAATTGCATTATTTTTAACTCAAATAGCTAAATTAGATAATATTTCATTATCTAAATTAAAAAAAAGATATTCTAATTATTTTATGTCGAAAAAAAAAATTCGATTTTCTTCTCATGAAAAAGTTAAAATGTTATTAAAAACAATAACAAAAAAGTATAAAAAAAAAGAAATAGATTTTAATGATGGAATCAAAATTTATCTGAAACATAATGAGTGGATACATATAAGAAAATCAAATACAGAAAATATTATTAGAATACACACAGAAAGTGTTTCAAGGAAAAGAGCTGATTTTTTATCGAAAAACATCATATATGAAATCAAAAAATTATGA
- the rplS gene encoding 50S ribosomal protein L19, with the protein MFHNIIKYVEDKFLYKNHFTCFHSGDTITVFFEIKEGEKKRIQSFKGVVIKKQGKGLTKTFTIRKISSGIGIERIFIFNQPNIRKIEIHKKGKVRRSKIYYFRNLKGKKARVKS; encoded by the coding sequence ATGTTTCATAATATTATAAAATATGTAGAAGATAAATTCTTATATAAAAATCATTTTACATGTTTTCATTCAGGAGACACCATTACTGTTTTTTTTGAAATTAAAGAAGGAGAAAAAAAAAGAATTCAATCTTTTAAAGGAGTAGTTATCAAAAAACAAGGAAAAGGATTAACTAAAACATTTACTATTCGTAAAATAAGTTCAGGTATAGGAATAGAACGCATATTTATTTTCAATCAACCTAATATACGAAAAATAGAAATTCACAAAAAAGGAAAAGTTAGAAGATCTAAAATTTATTATTTTAGAAATCTAAAAGGAAAAAAAGCAAGAGTAAAAAGTTGA
- the guaB gene encoding IMP dehydrogenase, which produces MSLNKKILKEALTFDDVLLVPSFSSILPSEVSLKTYLTTDITMNIPILSAAMDTVTESSLAISIAREGGIGIIHKNMNIKNQSEEVYKVKRSESGMIDDPITLSRDSTLKYAQYLMGKFKISGLPVIEKDHSLVGIITRRDIKYRTDLDSLVEEVMTKENLITSKKKITLEKAKNILLKERIEKLPIVDDCNKLVGLITIRDIDNLIEYPNACKDSRGRLRIGAAVGIDQKTLERVESLVRVGVDIIAIDSAHGHSSRILDTIKLIRNSFPKITLLTGNVVTREGAKDLIEAGSTVLKVGIGSGSICTTRVIAGVGMPQITAINDVYEYAKKRNVSVISDGGIRYSGDVVKAIAAGASSVMIGSLFAGTDEAPGEEVIFQGRKFKTYVGMGSLIAMKRGSKDRYFQFNEKSVPEGIEAIVPYKGKMKDVIYQICGGLRSGMGYCGVSSVIELMKTGKFVRITNSGLKENHPHSVNITKESPNYFNYSK; this is translated from the coding sequence ATGTCTTTAAACAAAAAGATTTTAAAAGAAGCTCTTACTTTTGATGATGTATTACTTGTTCCTTCTTTTTCTTCAATTCTTCCATCAGAAGTTTCTCTGAAAACTTATCTAACAACTGATATTACTATGAATATCCCCATATTAAGTGCTGCTATGGATACAGTGACGGAATCTTCTTTAGCTATATCTATAGCTAGAGAAGGAGGAATAGGTATTATTCATAAAAATATGAATATAAAAAATCAATCAGAAGAAGTTTATAAAGTAAAAAGAAGTGAGAGTGGAATGATCGATGATCCTATAACACTTTCGAGAGATTCAACATTAAAATATGCTCAATATCTTATGGGAAAATTCAAAATATCTGGATTACCTGTTATAGAAAAAGATCATTCATTAGTTGGAATTATTACTAGAAGAGATATAAAATATCGTACAGATTTAGATTCTTTAGTTGAAGAAGTAATGACAAAAGAGAATTTAATTACATCTAAAAAAAAAATAACTCTGGAAAAAGCTAAAAATATTTTATTAAAAGAAAGAATTGAAAAATTGCCTATTGTGGATGATTGTAACAAATTAGTAGGATTAATTACAATTAGAGATATTGATAATTTGATTGAATATCCTAATGCTTGCAAAGATTCTAGAGGACGATTACGTATAGGTGCGGCTGTTGGAATAGATCAAAAAACTTTAGAAAGAGTAGAATCTTTAGTTAGAGTAGGTGTTGATATTATAGCTATAGATTCAGCGCATGGTCATTCTTCTAGAATATTAGACACAATAAAATTAATTAGAAATTCTTTTCCAAAAATAACATTGTTGACAGGAAATGTAGTAACTAGGGAGGGGGCTAAAGATTTAATAGAAGCCGGTTCTACTGTTTTAAAAGTAGGAATTGGGTCTGGTTCTATTTGTACAACTAGGGTTATAGCTGGAGTAGGGATGCCCCAAATAACAGCTATTAATGATGTATATGAATATGCTAAAAAAAGAAATGTTAGTGTTATTTCTGATGGAGGAATTAGATATTCAGGCGATGTCGTCAAAGCCATTGCTGCTGGAGCTAGTTCTGTTATGATTGGAAGTTTATTTGCAGGGACAGACGAAGCTCCAGGAGAGGAGGTCATTTTTCAAGGGAGAAAATTTAAAACTTATGTTGGAATGGGATCCTTAATAGCTATGAAAAGAGGAAGTAAAGATCGTTATTTTCAGTTTAATGAAAAATCAGTACCGGAAGGAATAGAGGCTATAGTTCCTTATAAAGGTAAAATGAAAGATGTAATTTATCAGATTTGTGGCGGATTACGTTCCGGAATGGGATATTGTGGAGTTTCCAGTGTTATTGAACTTATGAAAACGGGAAAATTTGTAAGAATTACAAATTCAGGATTAAAAGAAAATCATCCGCACAGTGTAAACATTACTAAAGAGTCACCTAATTATTTTAATTATAGTAAATAA
- the mutS gene encoding DNA mismatch repair protein MutS: MNKNETFCCKKKEVTPLIKQYNDIKTKYPNTILLFQVGDFYETFGEDAIKCSQTLNIILTKRSNLDLAGFPHHSLNTYLPKLIRSGFRVAICDQLEEPKKGRNIVKRGVTELVTPGITVNENIIHPKSNNFLASIHVEKKNKNFGLSFLDVSTGEFFVTEDTKDNILQYLKHYNPSEILFQRKEKKFLDQLLKGKYYTFLMEDWIFDYSFAYEKLTSHFKINSLKGFGINDLKLGIISCGVILSYLHHTLHFDIKHVSNIRRIKKEEHMWIDDFTFRNLEIFTPLNKEGVSLINILDHTITPMGGRLLKNWILFPLKNIFHIKKRHQIVQELCTNSTIRLFVETKLKKVYDIERIISKIAIGKISPREMYTLYKSLVSIKKIQKKFLNQKSKIFISIGNSFSNCDFICEKISNTIQENPPYQIEKGKGNVIIKGFSKELDEIRMMYFSQKEYLEKLCSIEQLKTGINNLKIGFNNIFGYFFEVKISKKKKSHLIGYKNKHTNSIRYITEELKNYELKIFNAEQKIFSLEKEIFNNLINKILNKIKILQKNAKTIAKLDVLCSFSSLSLINNYIKPKINDSLKISIIKGRHPVIERQFIDKATYIPNDIILNKSNQQILIITGPNMSGKSAILRQTAIIILMAHIGSFVPAQQAEIGLIDKIFSRVGASDNISLGESTFMVEMNETANILNNLSKRSFLILDEIGRGTSTYDGISIAKSIIEFLHEKNFRPITLFATHYHELNEMCFFFKRIKNYHISVKKTNDNIIFMRKLIAGGSEHSFGIYVAKISGIPIEIIERAKKILNTLKSKKSKINKTEINKKKAFYLLKKIILSLKTIKNIESLSLQDATIKIHEIKNLLDC; the protein is encoded by the coding sequence ATGAATAAAAACGAAACTTTTTGTTGTAAAAAAAAAGAAGTTACTCCATTAATCAAGCAATATAATGATATAAAAACTAAATATCCAAATACAATTTTATTATTTCAAGTTGGAGATTTTTATGAAACTTTTGGAGAAGATGCCATTAAATGCTCTCAAACATTAAACATTATTTTAACCAAACGATCTAACCTAGATTTAGCCGGTTTTCCTCATCATTCTTTAAACACTTACTTGCCAAAATTGATACGTTCAGGATTCCGTGTCGCTATTTGTGATCAATTAGAAGAACCAAAAAAAGGAAGAAATATTGTAAAAAGAGGAGTGACAGAACTTGTAACTCCAGGAATCACTGTAAATGAAAATATCATACATCCCAAATCAAATAATTTTTTGGCTTCTATTCATGTCGAAAAAAAAAATAAAAATTTTGGGTTAAGCTTTTTAGATGTATCCACTGGAGAATTTTTTGTAACAGAAGATACAAAAGATAACATTTTACAATATTTAAAACATTATAATCCTAGTGAAATTCTTTTTCAAAGAAAAGAAAAAAAATTTTTAGATCAATTATTAAAAGGAAAATACTATACTTTTTTGATGGAAGATTGGATCTTTGATTATTCATTTGCGTATGAAAAATTAACATCACATTTTAAAATTAATTCCTTAAAAGGATTTGGAATTAATGATTTAAAATTAGGAATTATTTCCTGTGGAGTGATTTTATCCTATTTACATCATACATTACATTTTGATATAAAACATGTTTCTAATATACGAAGAATAAAAAAAGAAGAACATATGTGGATAGATGATTTCACTTTCAGAAACTTAGAAATATTTACTCCTTTGAATAAAGAAGGAGTTTCTTTAATAAATATATTAGACCATACTATAACTCCTATGGGAGGAAGATTATTAAAAAATTGGATTCTTTTTCCCTTGAAAAATATATTTCATATCAAAAAACGACATCAAATCGTACAAGAATTATGTACTAACAGTACAATACGTTTGTTTGTAGAAACAAAACTTAAAAAAGTTTATGATATAGAAAGAATAATTTCTAAAATAGCTATTGGAAAAATTTCCCCACGGGAAATGTATACGTTATATAAATCTTTGGTTTCTATAAAAAAAATACAAAAAAAATTTTTAAATCAAAAATCTAAAATTTTTATAAGTATTGGAAATTCTTTCTCCAATTGTGACTTTATATGTGAAAAAATTTCTAATACAATACAAGAAAATCCTCCCTATCAAATTGAAAAAGGAAAAGGAAATGTTATAATTAAAGGATTTTCTAAGGAATTAGACGAAATCCGTATGATGTACTTTTCTCAAAAAGAATATTTAGAAAAACTTTGTTCAATAGAGCAATTAAAAACAGGAATTAATAATTTAAAAATTGGATTTAACAATATTTTTGGATATTTTTTTGAAGTTAAAATTTCTAAAAAAAAAAAGTCCCATCTCATTGGATACAAAAACAAACATACAAATTCTATTCGATATATTACTGAAGAATTAAAAAATTACGAATTAAAAATTTTTAATGCAGAACAAAAAATATTTTCATTGGAAAAAGAAATATTTAATAACCTAATCAATAAAATATTAAATAAAATAAAAATTTTACAAAAAAACGCAAAAACAATTGCAAAACTAGATGTGCTATGCTCTTTTTCTAGTTTATCGTTAATAAATAATTATATAAAACCAAAAATAAATGATTCTTTAAAAATATCAATAATAAAAGGACGACATCCAGTTATTGAAAGACAATTTATAGACAAAGCCACTTACATTCCTAATGATATTATTTTAAATAAATCCAATCAACAAATTTTAATTATTACAGGACCAAACATGTCCGGAAAATCTGCCATTTTGCGTCAAACCGCTATCATTATATTAATGGCTCATATTGGAAGTTTTGTTCCTGCTCAACAGGCAGAAATAGGATTAATAGATAAAATATTTAGTAGAGTTGGAGCTTCCGATAATATCTCTTTAGGAGAATCTACTTTTATGGTAGAAATGAATGAAACAGCAAACATATTAAATAACCTTTCAAAAAGAAGTTTTCTTATATTAGACGAAATAGGAAGAGGGACCAGTACTTATGATGGGATTTCAATAGCAAAATCTATCATAGAATTTTTACATGAAAAAAATTTTCGTCCTATAACCTTATTTGCGACACATTATCATGAATTAAATGAAATGTGTTTTTTTTTCAAAAGAATAAAAAATTATCATATATCTGTAAAAAAAACAAATGATAACATTATTTTTATGCGAAAACTAATAGCTGGAGGAAGCGAACATAGTTTTGGTATTTATGTAGCTAAAATATCAGGTATTCCTATAGAAATTATTGAAAGAGCAAAGAAAATATTAAATACATTAAAATCAAAAAAATCAAAAATAAATAAAACAGAGATAAACAAAAAAAAGGCTTTTTATTTACTTAAAAAAATAATTTTATCCTTAAAAACAATAAAAAATATCGAATCTTTATCATTGCAAGACGCTACTATTAAAATTCATGAAATTAAAAATTTGTTAGATTGTTAA